Proteins from one Bacteroides zhangwenhongii genomic window:
- a CDS encoding tetratricopeptide repeat protein: MRALTIFFLSLFSLPLVLNAQSVDEMLQKVSAAIESGQHGQAVSYFRQTIGLNIDRTEMFYWTSIDKSSEISSKLAVELASAYRRNRSYDKAYLFYKELLQKTPDNVDYLEACAEMQVCRGQEKEALRMYEKVLQLDADNLAANIFLGNYYYLMAEKEKKRLDTDFKKLASPTKMQYARYRDGLSKVFSTGYQKARNSLRIVISQFPSTEAQKTLDKILRIEKEVNR; the protein is encoded by the coding sequence ATGAGAGCCTTAACTATCTTCTTTTTATCATTGTTTTCATTGCCGCTAGTGCTGAATGCACAGTCGGTCGATGAGATGTTGCAGAAAGTGTCTGCTGCCATTGAATCGGGGCAGCATGGACAGGCTGTGAGCTATTTCCGCCAAACAATCGGTTTGAATATAGACCGTACCGAGATGTTCTATTGGACGAGCATTGATAAGAGTAGTGAGATTAGTTCAAAATTAGCTGTAGAACTGGCTTCTGCTTATAGGAGGAACCGGAGTTATGACAAGGCTTATCTGTTTTACAAGGAATTGCTTCAAAAGACTCCTGATAATGTAGATTATCTGGAGGCATGTGCTGAGATGCAAGTGTGCCGTGGGCAGGAAAAGGAGGCTCTGCGTATGTATGAAAAGGTTTTGCAGCTGGATGCGGATAATCTGGCTGCTAATATATTCTTAGGTAATTACTATTATCTGATGGCTGAAAAGGAGAAGAAACGGTTGGATACTGATTTTAAAAAACTCGCATCGCCTACTAAGATGCAATATGCGCGTTATCGGGATGGATTATCAAAAGTCTTTTCGACCGGTTATCAGAAGGCCCGGAATTCGTTGAGAATAGTTATTTCACAATTTCCGTCAACAGAGGCTCAAAAGACACTGGATAAGATATTGAGAATAGAAAAAGAGGTGAATCGCTGA
- a CDS encoding MATE family efflux transporter, with amino-acid sequence MTDKKQVTENRRILQIAIPSIISNITVPLLGLIDVTIVGHLGSPAYIGAIAVGGMLFNIIYWIFGFLRMGTSGMTSQAYGQHDLNEITRLLLRSVGVGLLIAFCLLLLQYPILHLAFTFIKTTPEVEQLATTYFYICIWGAPATLGLYGFAGWFIGMQNSRFPMYIAITQNIVNIIASLCFVYLLDMKVAGVAAGTLIAQYAGFFIALWLYMRYYHTLHKRIVWKEIIQRQAMYRFFQVNRDIFFRTLCLVMVTMFFTSAGAAQGEVVLAVNTLLMQLFTLFSYIMDGFAYAGEALAGRYIGAKNQTGLRSTVHHLFYWGLGLSFLFTLLYSVGGKSFLGLLTNDISVIAASDSYFYWALIIPLAGFSAFLWDGIFIGATATRQMLYSMLVASASFFGIYYGFHSLLGNHALWLAFLVYLSLRGIVQTFLGRQIMRKVIVH; translated from the coding sequence ATGACAGATAAAAAACAGGTCACTGAAAACAGACGAATATTACAGATTGCCATCCCATCAATCATATCGAATATCACCGTTCCTTTATTGGGACTCATCGATGTCACCATTGTAGGTCATCTCGGTTCTCCGGCCTATATCGGGGCCATCGCCGTAGGGGGAATGCTGTTCAATATCATCTATTGGATTTTCGGATTCCTTCGTATGGGGACTAGTGGAATGACTTCGCAAGCTTACGGACAGCACGACCTTAACGAAATCACCCGACTATTGCTACGTTCCGTCGGAGTAGGATTACTCATCGCTTTCTGCCTGCTGCTGCTTCAGTATCCCATTCTGCACTTGGCATTTACATTTATAAAGACCACACCGGAGGTAGAACAACTGGCAACCACTTACTTCTACATCTGTATTTGGGGAGCTCCCGCCACCTTAGGGCTTTATGGATTTGCAGGCTGGTTCATCGGTATGCAGAACTCACGTTTTCCGATGTATATCGCCATTACCCAGAATATAGTTAATATTATTGCCAGCCTATGTTTTGTTTACCTATTGGATATGAAAGTGGCAGGCGTAGCCGCAGGAACTCTTATTGCCCAATATGCAGGCTTTTTCATAGCTCTTTGGCTCTATATGCGTTACTACCATACGCTCCACAAACGAATCGTCTGGAAAGAAATAATACAAAGACAAGCCATGTATCGCTTTTTTCAAGTCAACCGCGACATATTCTTCCGTACACTCTGTCTTGTCATGGTCACTATGTTTTTCACCTCTGCCGGAGCAGCACAAGGAGAAGTCGTTTTAGCCGTCAACACTTTGCTTATGCAATTATTCACCTTATTCTCCTATATCATGGATGGCTTTGCTTATGCCGGTGAGGCGTTGGCTGGACGTTATATCGGCGCAAAAAATCAAACAGGCCTCCGCAGTACCGTACATCATCTCTTTTATTGGGGATTGGGTCTTTCGTTTCTATTCACCCTCTTATATTCAGTTGGCGGGAAAAGCTTTCTAGGTCTGTTAACCAATGATATTTCAGTAATCGCCGCTTCCGACTCCTACTTTTATTGGGCACTTATCATTCCATTAGCCGGTTTCTCCGCCTTTCTTTGGGATGGTATCTTTATCGGCGCTACCGCTACCCGCCAAATGCTTTACTCCATGTTGGTAGCTTCCGCCAGCTTTTTCGGAATATATTACGGATTCCATTCCTTGTTGGGAAATCATGCCTTATGGTTGGCTTTCCTTGTTTATCTTTCACTAAGAGGAATCGTGCAAACCTTTTTAGGGAGACAAATCATGCGAAAAGTAATCGTGCACTGA